The Dreissena polymorpha isolate Duluth1 chromosome 10, UMN_Dpol_1.0, whole genome shotgun sequence genome includes a region encoding these proteins:
- the LOC127847170 gene encoding uncharacterized protein LOC127847170 isoform X1, whose product MTLDLQRLQIDVPVEPLKTADVGQPVEPLKTAAVGQPVEHLKTAAVGEPTKKRPKSSCDSLKNNSKQTKKQKKAIEETVVSAAPFSEAISNPTQNPLVEQAMLILQKRRAQTQSPHPIAALSTSCSPTIQTPAMHESQTYHVLQNQNQTPFPVISSPLPSWSTSYHEYSDPSPQQWQYDEPVINQHVSGSYLSMLNSSFETEQTETRCQDSTVERLERRIAELESQVKDLQQERHKTSVTPPRMPQMPKSLQNFSNTMQKATLPTNGSMQTNRSSLQTNGSPANGSPAKGSSAHGSSAHEIIESAIGFERRMPKALAKAMRAVFTEEQLATCSFKGGITTNGDPRVGLPEAEREAVIDVMSHKFEVDRSVIETKMRSALRRLFVMLR is encoded by the exons ATGACGCTGGATCTACAAa GACTACAAATTGATGTGCCTGTTGAGCCTCTGAAGACTGCTGATGTAGGCCAGCCTGTTGAGCCTTTGAAGACTGCTGCTGTAGGCCAGCCTGTTGAGCATTTGAAGACTGCTGCTGTAGGCGAGCCAACAAAAAAACGTCCTAAGTCTTCATGTG ACTCGCTTAAGAACAACAGCAAGCAGACCAAAAAGCAAAAAAAGGCAATAGAAGAAACAGTGGTCTCTGCAGCTCCTTTTTCTGAGGCCATCTCAAATCCAACACAAAACCCACTTG TTGAGCAAGCCATGCTCATATTGCAGAAAAGGAGAGCACAAACCCAGTCACCCCATCCAATTGCTGCGCTTTCAACAAGCTGTTCGCCAACAATCCAGACGCCTGCCATGCATGAGAGCCAGACGTACCATGTGCTCCAGAATCAGAACCAGACGCCTTTCCCAGTGATTTCATCTCCGCTGCCAAGCTGGTCTACTAGCTATCATGAATACAGTGACCCCTCTCCACAGCAGTGGCAGTATGAT GAACCAGTTATCAACCAGCACGTCAGTGGATCCTACCTGTCGATGCTGAACAGCTCTTTCGAGACAGAGCAG ACTGAAACTAGATGCCAGGACTCCACTGTTGAAAGATTGGAAAGACGCATTGCTGAACTAGAATCACAG GTGAAAGATCTGCAGCAGGAGAGGCACAAGACTTCGGTAACACCACCCAGAATGCCCCAGATGCCAAAAAGCTTGCAAAACTTCAGCAAT actATGCAGAAGGCAACGCTACCGACAAATGGGTCGATGCAGACGAATAGGTCTTCGCTGCAGACAAATGGGTCGCCAGCAAATGGGTCGCCAGCAAAGGGGTCGTCAGCACATGGGTCGTCAGCACAT GAGATCATTGAAAGCGCGATCGGATTTGAGAGGAGAATGCCCAAGGCACTGGCAAAAGCTATGagagctgtatttacagaggAGCAGCTGGCCACCTGTTCGTTCAAGGGTGGCATAACCACCAATGGGGATCCTCGTGTCGGCCTACCAGAGGCTGAGCGAGAAGCTGTCATTG ATGTTATGTCCCACAAATTTGAGGTTGACCGATCAGTCATCGAGACCAAAATGCGAAGTGCTTTGAGGAGATTGTTTGTAATGTTAAGATAA
- the LOC127847170 gene encoding uncharacterized protein LOC127847170 isoform X2, with protein sequence MTLDLQRLQIDVPVEPLKTADVGQPVEPLKTAAVGQPVEHLKTAAVGEPTKKRPKSSCDSLKNNSKQTKKQKKAIEETVVSAAPFSEAISNPTQNPLVEQAMLILQKRRAQTQSPHPIAALSTSCSPTIQTPAMHESQTYHVLQNQNQTPFPVISSPLPSWSTSYHEYSDPSPQQWQYDEPVINQHVSGSYLSMLNSSFETEQTETRCQDSTVERLERRIAELESQVKDLQQERHKTSVTPPRMPQMPKSLQNFSNTMQKATLPTNGSMQTNRSSLQTNGSPANGSPAKGSSAHGSSAHIIESAIGFERRMPKALAKAMRAVFTEEQLATCSFKGGITTNGDPRVGLPEAEREAVIDVMSHKFEVDRSVIETKMRSALRRLFVMLR encoded by the exons ATGACGCTGGATCTACAAa GACTACAAATTGATGTGCCTGTTGAGCCTCTGAAGACTGCTGATGTAGGCCAGCCTGTTGAGCCTTTGAAGACTGCTGCTGTAGGCCAGCCTGTTGAGCATTTGAAGACTGCTGCTGTAGGCGAGCCAACAAAAAAACGTCCTAAGTCTTCATGTG ACTCGCTTAAGAACAACAGCAAGCAGACCAAAAAGCAAAAAAAGGCAATAGAAGAAACAGTGGTCTCTGCAGCTCCTTTTTCTGAGGCCATCTCAAATCCAACACAAAACCCACTTG TTGAGCAAGCCATGCTCATATTGCAGAAAAGGAGAGCACAAACCCAGTCACCCCATCCAATTGCTGCGCTTTCAACAAGCTGTTCGCCAACAATCCAGACGCCTGCCATGCATGAGAGCCAGACGTACCATGTGCTCCAGAATCAGAACCAGACGCCTTTCCCAGTGATTTCATCTCCGCTGCCAAGCTGGTCTACTAGCTATCATGAATACAGTGACCCCTCTCCACAGCAGTGGCAGTATGAT GAACCAGTTATCAACCAGCACGTCAGTGGATCCTACCTGTCGATGCTGAACAGCTCTTTCGAGACAGAGCAG ACTGAAACTAGATGCCAGGACTCCACTGTTGAAAGATTGGAAAGACGCATTGCTGAACTAGAATCACAG GTGAAAGATCTGCAGCAGGAGAGGCACAAGACTTCGGTAACACCACCCAGAATGCCCCAGATGCCAAAAAGCTTGCAAAACTTCAGCAAT actATGCAGAAGGCAACGCTACCGACAAATGGGTCGATGCAGACGAATAGGTCTTCGCTGCAGACAAATGGGTCGCCAGCAAATGGGTCGCCAGCAAAGGGGTCGTCAGCACATGGGTCGTCAGCACAT ATCATTGAAAGCGCGATCGGATTTGAGAGGAGAATGCCCAAGGCACTGGCAAAAGCTATGagagctgtatttacagaggAGCAGCTGGCCACCTGTTCGTTCAAGGGTGGCATAACCACCAATGGGGATCCTCGTGTCGGCCTACCAGAGGCTGAGCGAGAAGCTGTCATTG ATGTTATGTCCCACAAATTTGAGGTTGACCGATCAGTCATCGAGACCAAAATGCGAAGTGCTTTGAGGAGATTGTTTGTAATGTTAAGATAA
- the LOC127847167 gene encoding uncharacterized protein LOC127847167: MMEGQVYLGPQSNQQTCHVCGLRLSSKQRLQTHMRSKHPSADMPDDLLTDRGSYKAYEFDTSLPVPKRTKIRHQSRADHKPRDPPVETVTQQSEDLYEPSNEGPESNSSLTTDGTIISSQDKCSAVLTYISKMRLTGTASDQLIRLLNICGSVDLSKEDVKQTVNDAHVETIDYCELCSCLFPEDKDIFHCVSPICSGLRFLGPAEHQHLKRSKSYFATSSIHSQILDIMERNKLVNNGITLTMNTDGVPLYHSLAVSLWPVFLVLNELRPSERFLMKNVIVWGIWQGRGKPVFRTFLKPLTTELNSLHHNGIMLDGKRVDVTLTCVTMDLQAKSQVMEMVPHNGQCSCVTCEIEGVVEKKGKGHTKAFPVSDPCPLRTSCSILKNAEEAILTGKAQKGIKDVSVLFDVDHFNPVHGVVPDYMHGVLLGTTRKLLTLWTGKTSKGQPYYIGGQVKEVDRRLSDMRPTDNMSRLPRSINDHLSHWKASEFQHWLLFYSVPCLQGILPPQYMENLCYLVEGVFKLLGENLENEVIDEAELSLTKFQITFENMYGVEHCGLNIHNIGFHIANYARLHGPLWGWSCFSFEDMNGTLLKSAHGTGNVCRQLLQTMLVQKKLHGEAAAIQDDNLRDFALDMLTTGRRTKTKKECENCSLLGKMHPVDVQNLQVEQEVKQYTGKDVCSLQKVHRIKLKGQLISSKNYKRMQKRNCHTVLLDNGCIKSIEFFVYDAVSNKCFALTQDLKVTGLLHNSLTHLIKVEHGRKNEIVPVNAFVEKVICLEGFKDCVCMARLPTFYNHCVYM; encoded by the exons ATGAT GGAAGGCCAGGTGTATCTTGGACCCCAAAGTAACCAACAGACATGCCATGTTTGTGGTTTACGTCTTTCAAGTAAACAACGTCTTCAGACCCACATGAGGAGCAAACATCCCTCCGCTGATATGCCAG atGATCTGCTGACAGACAGAGGATCATACAAGGCATACGAATTCGATACATCATTGCCCGTCCCTAAAAGGACTAAAATAAGACATCAGTCCAGAGCTGACCACAAACCGAGGGACCCACCTGTTGAAACGGTTACTCAACAAAGTGAAGATTTGTATGAACCATCAAATGAAGGCCCTGAGAGCAATTCTTCATTGACAACAGATGGAACAATCATATCTAGCCAAGACAAATGTTCGGCGGTTCTGACATATATATCAAAGATGCGCCTGACTGGAACAGCATCAGATCAGCTCATAAGACTGCTGAATATCTGTGGGAGCGTAGACCTGTCAAAAGAAGACGTGAAACAAACTGTAAATGACGCACATGTAGAAACAATTGATTATTGTGAGCTTTGCTCATGTTTGTTTCCCGAGGACAAAGACATCTTTCATTGCGTTTCCCCAATATGCAGTGGATTACGGTTCTTGGGACCAGCTGAACACCAGCATTTGAAACGAAGCAAGTCATACTTCGCTACATCTTCCATTCATTCACAGATATTGGATATCATGGAAAGAAATAAATTAGTTAACAATGGAATCACTCTTACTATGAACACGGATGGAGTGCCCCTTTACCATTCTTTGGCTGTCAGTCTCTGGCCAGTTTTCCTGGTGCTAAATGAGTTGAGGCCTTCCGAGAGgtttcttatgaaaaatgtaATTGTCTGGGGGATCTGGCAGGGAAGAGGAAAGCCTGTTTTTAGGACTTTCCTGAAACCTCTCACCACAGAGCTAAACTCTCTTCACCACAATGGAATCATGCTAGATGGAAAAAGAGTTGATGTCACCCTGACGTGTGTCACAATGGACCTTCAGGCAAAATCGCAAGTTATGGAAATGGTCCCCCACAATGGACAATGTTCATGTGTTACTTGTGAAATAGAGGGTGTtgtggaaaaaaaaggaaaaggcCACACGAAAGCCTTTCCTGTATCAGACCCATGTCCCTTAAGAACAAGCTGTTCAATACTGAAAAATGCAGAAGAAGCTATATTGACTGGAAAGGCCCAAAAAGGAATCAAAGATGTCTCCGTGTTGTTCGATGTGGACCATTTTAATCCAGTCCATGGGGTTGTTCCAGACTATATGCATGGTGTTCTGCTGGGAACAACGAGAAAGCTCCTTACATTGTGGACTGGAAAAACATCAAAGGGGCAGCCATATTATATTGGAGGGCAAGTAAAAGAAGTTGACAGAAGACTTTCTGATATGCGACCAACTGACAACATGTCAAGACTTCCAAGGTCAATAAATGATCATTTGAGCCATTGGAAGGCATCCGAATTTCAGCACTGGCTGCTGTTCTATAGTGTCCCCTGTCTCCAAGGTATTCTTCCGCCTCAATATATGGAAAACTTGTGTTATCTGGTTGAAGGTGTTTTCAAATTGTTAGGAGAAAATCTTGAGAATGAAGTCATCGACGAAGCCGAGCTAAGCTTGACAAAGTTTCAGATAACTTTTGAAAACATGTATGGCGTGGAACATTGTGGCCTGAACATTCACAATATTGGATTTCATATAGCCAATTATGCAAGACTCCATGGGCCGCTGTGGGGCTGGTCATGCTTCTCGTTCGAAGACATGAACGGGACTTTGCTAAAATCAGCCCATGGGACTGGCAACGTTTGTCGGCAACTGTTGCAGACAATGCTAGTGCAGAAAAAGTTGCATGGTGAGGCTGCTGCCATACAAGATGACAATCTAAGGGATTTTGCATTGGACATGTTGACCACTGGAAGAaggacaaaaacaaaaaaagaatgtGAGAACTGCAGTTTGTTGGGGAAGATGCATCCAGTCGACGTCCAAAATCTGCAAGTCGAACAAGAGGTGAAGCAGTACACTGGAAAAGATGTCTGCTCCCTCCAGAAGGTACATCGAATTAAATTAAAGGGACAACTGATCTCGTCCAAAAATTACAAACGAATGCAGAAGAGAAACTGCCACACGGTTTTGTTAGACAATGGATGCATTAAATCAATAGAGTTTTTTGTATATGACGCTGTCAGCAACAAATGTTTTGCGTTAACTCAAGACCTGAAAGTGACTGGGTTGCTTCATAACAGTTTGACCCATTTAATTAAAGTTGAACATGGCAGAAAGAATGAAATTGTGCCAGTCAATGCATTTGTGGAAAAAGTGATTTGCTTAGAAGGATTTAAGGACTGTGTCTGTATGGCAAGATTACCCACTTTTTACAATCACTGTGTGTACATGTAG